The DNA region AGCCGTTTCCAATCAATTAGTTGAACATTGGAAAACTAAATTTAATTACACTAAAAACTCTCACGTTGTTATTCCTTGCACTATAAATAAAGTGTTTCGGGATGTTGTGATAAATGAAAATTCGATTTTGGAAAGCAGGAAGAAAATGGGATTTACAGATGAAGACATTGTTTTGATTTATTCTGGTTCTGTTGCTGGTTGGCAGTCTTTTCAATTGCTTCAGGATTTTATAAAAAATACTTTTTCGAATCAAAATAATTTAAAAATATTTTTTTTATCGGATGAAGATGAGAAAATAACGCAAATGAAAAATGAATTTCCAAATCGTGTTTTCAATAAAAAAGTGAAACCGAATGAAGTTCCGAATTATTTGATGGCTGCGGATTATGGCTTGCTTATTCGCGAAAATACGATTACCAACAAAGTGGCTTCACCTGTTAAGTTTGCAGAATATTTAAGTTGCGGTTTGAAAATAATTATTTCTGAAAATCTGGGAGATTATTCTGAATTTGTTTCACAAAAGGATTGTGGAATTGTTCTAAATTCTGCTATTCAAAAAAATATTTTTTTGAATACTGTTTCTATGGATGAGAAAAATAAAATTCGAACTTTTGCTATTTCTCATTTTGTAAAACAAGTTTACTTGCAAGAATATAAAAGTGTAGTGGAAGCGAGGAAATAAAACCTCAAGAATTATTTTTCAAAAATTCCTTTTCAATCAATTCGGGTTTGTTTATAGAGTTGCACAACCAATCCAACAAAATAATTTCTTTTTCGTTTTCCTTCAATTTCCAATCTATTTTGCTTTGATGTAGTTTCGTGCTTAACGTGTGCAAACACAAAGCTGCAGAAACGGAAATGTTGAAACTTTCGGTAAATCCAAACATCGGAATTTTTACAAATTCATCCGCATTGTTTTTTATTTCATCAGAAATTCCGTTTAATTCTGTTCCAAAAACAAGCGCAATTTTTTTATCAATATTCAACTCTTCTAAATTACAATCGTTTGCGTGCGGACTTGTCGCGACAATCCGATAACCGTCTTTTTTTAATTTTTGAATCGCTTCGAGCGAATTATTTTCAGACTGATTGTACTTAATTAAATTTACCCATTTGCTGGAACCCAAAGCAATATCTGGATTTACAGTGTATTTGTTTTTATTTTCGATGATGTGAACATCTTGAATTCCGAAACAATCGCACGAACGCAAAACTGCGCTGGCGTTGTGCGCTTGATAAATATCTTCCAACACAATGCTAATATGTCGCGTACGAAATTGAAGCACTTCTAAAAACTTTTTTTTTCGGTTATCCGAAATAAAATTGAAGAGATGATTTACTAATTCCGAAATATTTTTTTCAGACATTTTATCTTTATTGATGTGCTACTAAATTAGCTATTCTGTAAAGCAAGCGCGCGCCTACATTTGCATCCCATTCATCTTTTCCGGGCGTAACTTCATTAATATCAAATGCAATAATTTTTTTACCAGAAGCAATAACTGTTTCTATCAAAAATAAAGCTTGTTCAAATTCAAATCCTCCAGCAACTGGAGTTCCTGTATTCGGACAAAGTTTCGGATCTAATCCGTCAATATCGAAACTCAAATAAATTTTTTCAGGTAAAGTTGCGACAATTTCTAAACAGATTTTCTTCCAAGTTTCACCATTAAATGAACGTTTTTTCAAATCTCTATCGAAAAAAGTTTTTACTCTTCCTTTTGAATTTTCGATCAATTGTGCTTCTGCTTCGCAATAATCGCGAATCCCAACTTGAACTAATTTAGAAATCTGTTTTATTTTCAAGGCATTAAACATAATGGAAGCGTGCGAGAACTCAAAACCTTCGTAAGCATCACGTAAATCAGCATGCGCATCAATATGTAAAATACCGAAATTTTTATTTTTTTCGGAAAGTGCTTGCATCAAACCAAGTGGCGTACTGTGATCGCCGCCGAGTAAAGCCACCGTTTTATTTTTCTGCATAAAATGCAAGGATTTCTCTTTCACCCAAAAATTTAATTTTTCGCAAGCT from Bacteroidia bacterium includes:
- a CDS encoding RNA methyltransferase — encoded protein: MSEKNISELVNHLFNFISDNRKKKFLEVLQFRTRHISIVLEDIYQAHNASAVLRSCDCFGIQDVHIIENKNKYTVNPDIALGSSKWVNLIKYNQSENNSLEAIQKLKKDGYRIVATSPHANDCNLEELNIDKKIALVFGTELNGISDEIKNNADEFVKIPMFGFTESFNISVSAALCLHTLSTKLHQSKIDWKLKENEKEIILLDWLCNSINKPELIEKEFLKNNS
- a CDS encoding agmatinase family protein, with protein sequence MTKKEKIKKFDPNGIGDTANTIFGLPFTSDEAEVIVIPVPWEVTVSYSAGTANGPKAVYDASFQVDLFDANIKSAWHKGIFMDEIPSQIQKQSNTLRKKAEKYISLLESGKNYSENSEMAAIRKEINTACEKLNFWVKEKSLHFMQKNKTVALLGGDHSTPLGLMQALSEKNKNFGILHIDAHADLRDAYEGFEFSHASIMFNALKIKQISKLVQVGIRDYCEAEAQLIENSKGRVKTFFDRDLKKRSFNGETWKKICLEIVATLPEKIYLSFDIDGLDPKLCPNTGTPVAGGFEFEQALFLIETVIASGKKIIAFDINEVTPGKDEWDANVGARLLYRIANLVAHQ